In a single window of the Deinococcus yavapaiensis KR-236 genome:
- a CDS encoding VOC family protein yields MLKHVSFITARPEAVVSFYGRLGGTLVKDVTSSDAARRLVIEFPGGGKLQFFVSEGASTPPSWMEHIAIRVPALKATVAAFEADGVSFSRPLHLSPSGNPVAFALDPDGRHVELLQG; encoded by the coding sequence ATGCTCAAGCACGTCTCGTTCATCACGGCTCGGCCCGAAGCGGTCGTCTCGTTCTACGGTCGCCTCGGCGGCACCCTCGTCAAGGACGTCACGTCGTCGGACGCCGCGCGGCGCCTCGTGATCGAGTTTCCCGGCGGCGGAAAACTTCAATTCTTCGTCTCGGAAGGCGCATCGACGCCGCCCTCGTGGATGGAGCACATCGCGATTCGCGTCCCCGCCTTGAAGGCCACCGTCGCGGCCTTCGAGGCGGACGGCGTTTCCTTCTCCCGCCCGCTCCACCTCTCCCCTTCCGGCAACCCAGTCGCCTTCGCGCTCGATCCGGACGGACGGCACGTGGAGTTGCTTCAAGGGTAA
- a CDS encoding aldo/keto reductase, which translates to MNYRQLLGTDLTVSAVGFGVWTVGTTWWGVKDEEAGKRLLRQAFDLGVTFFDNADTYASGRAEEIQREALGDVRDSIVIGTKFGYDIYNHPDRPGQQERPHDWSPQHLRKALEGSLKRLGTDRIDYYQLHNPRLDAIENDDLFAELEKAKGEGLIRAYGTALGPALNERQIEEGVASVRDRRAPTQIIANLLEQVLIEKILPVSREAGVGIMARVPHASGLLEGTITADTTFEAGDHRNWRLTTNARRKAWMEDGLKKVEVLQARFCGSERSIGQLAIQWLLRAPEMATVLPNIYDEDGLRNYAATFDAKPLAEAEYAEIQALYADNFGLDTNLVGETIR; encoded by the coding sequence GTGAACTACCGTCAATTGCTCGGAACGGACCTCACGGTGAGCGCCGTCGGATTCGGCGTCTGGACCGTCGGGACGACGTGGTGGGGCGTGAAGGACGAGGAGGCGGGCAAGCGGTTGCTGCGCCAAGCCTTCGACCTCGGCGTGACCTTCTTCGACAACGCCGACACGTACGCCTCGGGCCGCGCGGAGGAAATCCAACGCGAAGCGCTGGGCGACGTGCGCGACTCGATCGTGATCGGCACGAAGTTCGGTTACGACATCTACAACCACCCCGACCGCCCCGGCCAGCAGGAACGTCCGCACGACTGGAGCCCGCAGCACCTGCGCAAGGCTTTGGAAGGCTCGTTGAAGCGCCTCGGCACGGACCGAATCGACTACTACCAACTGCACAACCCGCGCCTCGACGCGATCGAAAACGACGACCTCTTCGCCGAGTTGGAAAAGGCCAAGGGCGAGGGGCTCATTCGCGCGTACGGCACCGCCCTCGGGCCCGCCCTCAACGAGCGGCAAATCGAGGAAGGCGTCGCGTCCGTCCGCGATCGCCGTGCGCCCACGCAGATCATCGCCAACCTGCTCGAGCAAGTCCTCATCGAAAAGATCTTGCCCGTGTCGCGCGAAGCGGGCGTCGGTATCATGGCGCGCGTTCCGCACGCGTCGGGCTTGCTGGAAGGTACGATCACCGCTGACACGACGTTCGAGGCGGGCGATCACCGCAATTGGCGCCTCACGACGAACGCGCGCCGCAAAGCGTGGATGGAGGACGGCCTCAAGAAAGTCGAGGTTCTGCAAGCGCGATTCTGCGGTTCCGAACGCTCGATCGGTCAGCTTGCCATTCAATGGTTGCTGCGCGCGCCGGAGATGGCGACGGTGCTTCCGAACATCTACGACGAAGACGGACTGCGCAACTACGCCGCCACCTTCGACGCCAAGCCCCTCGCCGAAGCCGAGTACGCCGAGATTCAAGCGTTGTACGCGGACAACTTCGGCCTCGACACGAACCTCGTCGGCGAGACGATTCGATAA
- a CDS encoding chlorite dismutase family protein codes for MMVDLDPSGQVTQKEPDRAKRQFLNYAFFKLDPAFRRLSSAEQQEMKREFAEAVRAWHEDAPREAGHILRSYSTVGVRADADFMLWRIAFDVRDFTEAQAALNRTRLMGYLTQPYNFIAMQKRSQYVNRVEGSGHGLELLPGSGQYLFIYPFVKTRAWYDLTPHARQGMMDEHIYASGPFKGVRINTSYSYGIDDQEFVVSFDSDYPQEFVDLVHRLRYTEASNYTLSDTPMFTCVKKSVDDLLNDLA; via the coding sequence ATGATGGTCGACCTCGACCCGAGCGGGCAAGTCACGCAGAAGGAGCCCGACCGCGCCAAGCGGCAGTTTCTCAACTACGCCTTCTTCAAGCTCGACCCCGCCTTCCGCCGCCTCTCGAGCGCCGAGCAGCAGGAGATGAAGCGCGAGTTCGCCGAGGCCGTGCGCGCTTGGCACGAGGACGCGCCGCGCGAAGCGGGCCACATCCTGCGTTCGTACAGCACGGTCGGCGTGCGGGCCGACGCCGACTTCATGTTGTGGCGCATTGCCTTCGACGTGCGCGACTTCACCGAAGCGCAAGCCGCGCTCAACCGCACGCGTCTCATGGGCTACCTCACTCAGCCGTACAACTTCATCGCGATGCAAAAGCGCAGTCAGTACGTCAACCGAGTCGAAGGCAGCGGTCACGGTCTCGAACTCTTGCCGGGATCGGGGCAGTACCTGTTCATCTACCCCTTCGTGAAGACGCGGGCTTGGTACGACCTCACGCCGCACGCCCGTCAAGGAATGATGGACGAGCACATCTACGCCTCGGGTCCCTTCAAGGGCGTGCGCATCAACACGTCGTACTCGTACGGCATCGACGACCAGGAGTTCGTCGTGTCCTTCGACTCGGACTACCCGCAGGAATTCGTGGATCTCGTTCATCGCCTGCGCTACACCGAGGCGAGCAACTACACCCTCAGCGACACGCCGATGTTCACGTGCGTCAAGAAGAGCGTGGACGACCTTCTGAACGACCTCGCCTGA
- a CDS encoding S1C family serine protease yields MRRSPWIPIFVLLAIGLYFAPREGGRAIDFNLNLNPLPQLESSLKLPADVETLFKKSRPATIRVEQVGNDGSQSIGTGFFIDSKGTFLTAYHVIEDGGHVNVTTLSGMRFTANVVGFDVARDIAVLKANVRGTVPFLPVARNEPALRSPILAIGNSHEQFLQPRLGRVLQYDARAYKFDFPQGTVMTSAPLAPGDSGGPIINTAGEAVGVVSYIQLANSDLTPLANSDDVQTVASFAVPVTRDDEIFNAVLNGEKRDVPVMGVTESNHAELYDVEGAVIGNVTPSGPADRAGLRAERFLPRRDAGGELTRRFSADVIVAVNGERVRDFNDMAFKIRSQRIGDTVTLTVMREGKQIDVAVKLAARKALEN; encoded by the coding sequence ATGAGGCGCTCGCCCTGGATTCCGATCTTCGTGCTGCTCGCGATCGGCTTGTACTTCGCTCCACGCGAAGGCGGGCGGGCCATCGATTTCAACTTGAACCTCAACCCGCTGCCGCAACTCGAGTCGTCGCTCAAGCTTCCGGCGGACGTCGAGACGCTCTTCAAAAAGTCGCGGCCCGCCACCATACGTGTCGAGCAGGTCGGCAACGACGGCTCGCAATCGATCGGGACGGGCTTTTTCATCGACTCGAAGGGAACGTTCCTCACGGCATACCACGTCATCGAGGACGGCGGGCACGTCAACGTCACCACCTTGTCCGGCATGCGCTTCACGGCGAACGTCGTCGGATTCGACGTCGCGCGCGACATCGCCGTGCTGAAGGCGAACGTTCGCGGCACCGTGCCGTTCTTGCCGGTCGCGCGAAACGAACCGGCCCTTCGCTCGCCAATTCTCGCCATCGGCAACAGCCACGAGCAGTTCTTGCAGCCTCGTTTGGGACGCGTACTGCAGTACGACGCCCGAGCCTACAAGTTCGACTTTCCGCAGGGAACGGTCATGACGAGCGCGCCGCTCGCGCCGGGCGATAGCGGCGGACCGATCATCAACACGGCGGGCGAGGCGGTCGGCGTCGTGAGCTACATCCAACTCGCCAACAGCGACCTCACGCCGCTCGCGAACTCGGACGACGTCCAGACCGTCGCGTCGTTCGCCGTGCCCGTCACGCGCGACGACGAGATCTTCAATGCCGTTCTGAACGGCGAGAAGCGCGACGTGCCCGTCATGGGAGTCACGGAGTCCAACCACGCGGAGTTGTACGACGTCGAAGGCGCCGTGATCGGCAACGTCACGCCGAGCGGCCCCGCAGACCGCGCCGGGCTGCGCGCCGAGCGTTTCCTGCCTCGCCGAGACGCGGGCGGCGAGCTCACGCGGCGTTTCTCGGCGGACGTCATCGTGGCGGTCAACGGCGAGCGCGTGCGTGACTTCAACGACATGGCGTTCAAGATCCGCTCGCAACGAATCGGGGATACCGTGACGCTGACGGTCATGCGTGAAGGCAAGCAGATCGACGTTGCCGTGAAGCTCGCGGCGCGCAAAGCGCTCGAAAACTGA
- a CDS encoding EVE domain-containing protein — protein sequence MQRWLLKSEPDVFSYDDLVRVGAEPWTGVRNYQARNFMRAMKQGDLCVFYQSNAKPNAAVGVCSVLREAYEDPTSTEPGRWSAVDVAPVSKFVSLVSLERLRDLPELLACPLIRRGNRLSVLPLTNTEFEAIVAAGGLDPHALDSVPMLH from the coding sequence ATGCAGCGCTGGCTTCTCAAGAGCGAACCCGACGTCTTTTCGTACGACGACCTCGTGCGCGTAGGTGCCGAGCCTTGGACGGGAGTGCGCAACTACCAAGCGCGCAACTTCATGCGCGCCATGAAGCAAGGCGATCTCTGCGTCTTCTACCAATCGAACGCGAAACCCAACGCTGCGGTCGGCGTGTGCAGCGTTCTACGCGAAGCGTACGAAGATCCCACGAGCACAGAGCCGGGTCGTTGGAGCGCCGTGGACGTCGCGCCCGTCTCGAAGTTCGTCTCGCTCGTCTCCCTCGAACGGCTCCGCGACTTGCCCGAGTTGCTCGCCTGCCCTTTGATTCGGCGCGGAAATCGCCTCTCGGTGCTGCCCTTGACGAACACCGAATTCGAGGCGATCGTCGCGGCAGGCGGCCTCGATCCTCACGCCCTCGACAGCGTGCCAATGTTACATTGA
- the thyX gene encoding FAD-dependent thymidylate synthase, which yields MTNVVALSSAQVLYPLGDDIGSVALIQHVGDDKMIVNSARVSFGGDNDAPLTERDEKLIKYLLREHHGSPFEHNLVTFKIVCPIFVDRQLVRHRVGVSKNEISGRYVELKERGYIPLEFRKQAKSNRQASVADDGTLDQEAASRVWSEAWRVAFDSYEKLLALGVTREQARGVLPLALYTESYYTFNVRSLLHFLELRDHPGAQFETQLFARAMAELAEPLFPATFRAWRDLHRGE from the coding sequence ATGACGAACGTCGTCGCCCTTTCCTCGGCTCAAGTTCTCTACCCGCTCGGCGACGACATCGGCAGCGTCGCCTTGATTCAACACGTCGGCGACGACAAGATGATCGTCAACTCCGCGCGCGTGAGCTTCGGCGGCGACAACGACGCGCCCCTCACCGAGCGCGACGAGAAGCTCATCAAGTACTTGCTACGCGAACACCACGGCTCGCCATTCGAGCACAACCTCGTCACGTTCAAGATCGTCTGCCCGATCTTCGTGGACCGCCAGCTCGTACGTCACCGAGTCGGCGTTTCGAAAAATGAGATTTCGGGTCGGTACGTGGAACTCAAGGAGCGAGGATACATCCCGCTGGAATTCCGCAAGCAAGCCAAGAGCAACCGTCAAGCTTCCGTCGCCGACGACGGCACCCTCGATCAAGAAGCTGCCAGCAGAGTGTGGAGCGAAGCGTGGCGCGTCGCCTTCGACAGCTATGAGAAGCTCCTTGCCCTCGGCGTCACGAGAGAGCAGGCGCGCGGTGTTTTGCCACTGGCGCTTTATACCGAGAGTTATTACACCTTCAACGTGCGCTCGCTGCTGCACTTCCTCGAACTGCGCGACCATCCGGGCGCTCAATTCGAAACGCAACTGTTCGCGCGCGCGATGGCCGAACTTGCCGAGCCGCTCTTTCCCGCGACCTTCCGCGCTTGGCGGGATTTGCACCGCGGGGAATGA
- a CDS encoding DUF4180 domain-containing protein, translated as MEPSYRIVHQGGKSFVDVTALAAPLTTERDAADLVAVSWECETSLLMLPHEAFADEFFRLRTGLAGAVLQKFGNYGLTVAAVIPGWYERNDRFTELALESNKGRTFGVFDDRSAAEAWLLK; from the coding sequence ATGGAACCAAGCTACCGAATCGTTCATCAGGGTGGCAAGTCGTTCGTTGATGTGACGGCCCTCGCGGCGCCCCTAACGACCGAGCGGGACGCCGCCGACCTCGTCGCGGTGTCGTGGGAATGCGAAACGTCGCTGCTGATGCTTCCCCATGAAGCTTTCGCCGACGAGTTCTTTCGCTTGCGGACGGGCTTGGCGGGAGCGGTCTTGCAGAAGTTCGGCAACTACGGCTTGACGGTCGCTGCCGTCATTCCCGGATGGTACGAGCGAAACGACCGCTTCACGGAGTTGGCGCTGGAAAGCAACAAGGGACGGACCTTCGGCGTGTTCGACGACAGGTCGGCGGCGGAGGCCTGGTTGTTGAAGTGA
- a CDS encoding YihY/virulence factor BrkB family protein, translating to MNVRVAFELLKDAYLAFGQDRAPRLAAATAYYAIFSIAPLLVLLVAIAGQFLSRDAVQEQIVNALTSGVGQSVSGDLRSELRQLLAANFQNLQRTNLVASIIGFGTLFLGATGLFAQLQDALNSLWGADPAPQTGFLRVIKTRLISFALVLLFATLILAFVVGNTALSAFAKQLGDLFGVGAILAALGTFVLSVGVFTLAFGVIFKYLPDVKLSWRDVRFGGFVTALLFTIGQLLLTQYFTRVSPTSVFGAAGSLIALLLWIYYSCMIIFFGAEVTWVYAQREGTEAGGAQNPDKKAALAQKGAHLDPTPSEKEQEAAARTPGAAVRGRPSDEAPAPSRTPPLPGARGLLSRAVLALLALPALPIVLLIRAFSRRR from the coding sequence GTGAACGTTCGCGTCGCCTTCGAACTGCTGAAAGATGCCTACCTCGCCTTCGGCCAGGACCGTGCACCTCGCCTCGCGGCGGCCACCGCGTACTACGCAATCTTTTCGATCGCGCCGCTCCTCGTGCTGCTCGTCGCGATCGCGGGACAGTTCTTGAGCCGCGACGCGGTTCAGGAGCAAATCGTCAATGCTTTGACGTCGGGCGTCGGGCAAAGTGTGTCGGGCGACCTTAGAAGCGAGCTTCGACAACTGCTCGCTGCCAACTTCCAAAATTTGCAGCGCACGAATCTCGTCGCGTCGATCATCGGCTTCGGCACGCTCTTCCTCGGCGCGACCGGACTGTTCGCGCAGCTGCAAGACGCCTTGAATTCCTTGTGGGGCGCCGACCCGGCTCCACAGACCGGCTTTTTGCGCGTCATCAAGACGCGCTTGATCAGCTTCGCGCTCGTGTTGCTCTTCGCGACGCTCATCCTCGCGTTCGTCGTGGGGAACACGGCGCTTTCGGCGTTCGCCAAGCAACTCGGGGATTTGTTCGGGGTGGGCGCCATTCTCGCCGCCCTCGGCACGTTCGTGCTGTCGGTCGGCGTGTTTACCTTGGCGTTCGGCGTCATCTTCAAGTACTTGCCGGACGTGAAGTTGTCTTGGAGGGACGTCCGCTTCGGCGGTTTTGTCACGGCCTTGCTGTTCACGATTGGCCAACTGCTGCTCACGCAGTACTTCACGCGCGTGTCGCCGACGAGCGTGTTCGGCGCGGCAGGTTCGCTCATCGCGCTGCTGCTGTGGATCTACTACTCGTGCATGATCATCTTCTTCGGTGCCGAGGTGACGTGGGTGTACGCGCAAAGGGAAGGAACGGAGGCGGGCGGCGCGCAGAATCCGGACAAGAAGGCGGCCCTCGCCCAAAAGGGCGCCCACCTCGACCCCACGCCGAGCGAGAAAGAGCAGGAAGCGGCGGCGAGAACGCCGGGCGCGGCGGTAAGAGGGCGGCCTTCCGACGAGGCCCCGGCACCAAGTCGAACGCCTCCCTTGCCGGGCGCGCGCGGCTTGCTGTCACGCGCCGTCTTGGCCTTGCTCGCCTTGCCCGCCTTGCCGATCGTGCTGCTGATTCGGGCCTTCTCGCGCCGCCGCTGA